In a genomic window of Helianthus annuus cultivar XRQ/B chromosome 10, HanXRQr2.0-SUNRISE, whole genome shotgun sequence:
- the LOC110884145 gene encoding probable glutathione peroxidase 4 produces MGTSASVLEQSSVHDFTVKDSTGKDVNLSIYKGKVLLIVNVASKCGLTNSNYTQLTEIYRKYKDRGFEILAFPCNQFLQQEPGTIEETVQFVCERFKAEYPIFAKVKVNGSNTEPLYKYLKANGGGLMGTTIKWNFTKFLINKKGEVIRRYGARIEPSSIEVDIEKALEEPEENQGK; encoded by the exons ATGGGCACATCCGCATCCGTCCTCGAACAATCATCAGTTCATGATTTCACAGTCAAG GATAGCACGGGAAAGGATGTCAATCTTAGCATCTACAAAGGGAAAGTCCTTCTCATTGTCAATGTTGCTTCCAAATG TGGATTAACGAATTCGAATTACACGCAACTTACTGAGATTTATAGGAAATACAAGGATAGAG GTTTCGAGATACTAGCATTCCCGTGCAATCAATTCTTGCAACAAGAACCAGGGACGATAGAAGAGACTGTCCAGTTTGTCTGTGAGAGGTTCAAGGCCGAATACCCGATCTTTGCAAAA GTGAAAGTCAACGGGAGTAACACTGAACCATTATACAAGTACTTGAAAGCGAATGGAGGTGGACTTATGGGTACTACAATCAAATGGAACTTCACAAAGTTTCTTATTAACAAGAAAGGAGAAGTGATACGTCGATATGGAGCTAGGATTGAACCATCGTCAATTGAG GTTGACATTGAGAAGGCCTTAGAAGAGCCTGAAGAAAACCAAGGGAAATAA